Genomic window (Bacillus pumilus):
CAACACTTCAAATTAGTTCAAAACTCGAATCTTTTCTCCAAGGGACGAAAAAACTCTACATTAATGGTCAGTTTGTCACAAGTCACGATAATAAAACCTTTTCAACTCCTAACCCAGCCACAGGTGAAACTCTTATTGATGTATATGAAGCAGGTGCAAAAGACATTGACGAGGCCGTAAAAGCAGCCAAAAAAGCCTTTCATGGCCCTTGGCGCTCAATGTCTGCCGCCGAACGTGCCCGGTTCATGTTCAAGCTTGCCGATTTAATGGAAGAAAACCAAGAAGAGCTGGCGCAGCTTGAAACATTAGATAACGGAAAGCCAATTAATGAAACAACAAATGCTGATGTTCCTCTCGCCATTGAGCATATGCGCTATTATGCAGGCTGGACGACCAAAATAAGCGGACAAACCATTCCTGTCAGTCAAGGATATTTTAATTATACCCGCCACGAGCCTGTTGGCGTTGTTGGTCAAATCATTCCTTGGAACTTCCCGCTTCTCATGGCCATGTGGAAAATGGGTGCTGCACTTGCAACAGGCTGCACCATCGTTTTAAAGCCAGCAGAACAAACACCTCTCTCTGCACTTTATTTAGCTGAATTAGTCGATAAAGCTGGTTTCCCAGAAGGTGTGATTAACATCGTTCCTGGATTTGGTGAAACAGCCGGTGACGCATTGACCGATCATCCTGATGTGAATAAGCTTGCCTTCACGGGATCAACAAGTGTCGGGAAACTCATCATGGAGAAAGCAGCCAAATCCATTAAAAGGGTCACACTAGAACTTGGCGGAAAATCACCAAATATTATATTGCCGGATGCCGATTTAAAGAAAGCCATCCCAGGAGCTTTAAATGGGGTCATGTTTAACCAAGGCCAGGTGTGCTGTGCAGGTTCTAGGGTCTTTGTTCACCGGAGCCAATATGACGAGGTTGTCGATCAAATGGCCAAATATGCGACATCCCTCAAACAAGGAGCCGGTCTTCATCAAGATACGCAAATCGGACCACTTGTAAGTAAAGAACAGCACGAACGCGTGTTAGGCTATATTGAAAAAGGTAAATCAGAAGGAGCAACAGCCGTTGTTGGTGGCGATTGCCCTTATGAAGCTGGTTATTTTGTCTCCCCTACTGTCTTTAAAGATGTAGAAGATGACATGACCATCGCAAAAGAAGAAATTTTCGGCCCTGTGTTATCTGCGATTCCTTATGATTCCATTGATGAAGTGGTCGAAAGGGCCAACCAATCTGATTATGGTTTAGCCGCAGGACTTTGGACAGAAAATGTAAAGCATGCTCATGACATTGCTGCACGTCTTGAAGCAGGAACTATTTGGGTCAACTGCTATAATGTCTTTGATGCCGCCTCCCCGTTTGGAGGATATAAGCAATCAGGTCTTGGTAGAGAAATGGGATCATATGCCCTTAACAACTATACAGAAGTCAAAAGTGTGTGGATTAATCTCCAAGACTAATGGCGACAAGAAAGCCAGCCGATGACATTGTCATCGGCTTTTTTGCGATTGCATGTGACAGGCAGGCTCCTGAATATAGTAATAAAGGAAAGGAGCATGGCCGTGTATGCAAGATTTTAAAAAGAAAGTAAATGAATTTATTGATGAATTGCACATGCAAATGCAACGCAGACAACGAGAAGATGGCGCTTTTGTTTTTTGCTTTGAAGGCCCCATGATGACAAATGCTTTTTTGATTATGCTGTTAAAAGCTGTCGGCGATTCGGACCAGGCACTCGTTCATCAATTAGCAGAAGCTATATGCGAAAAGCAAAATGAGGATGGTTCCTTTTCTTTGTATCATGATCAATCTGGGCATCTAACAGCGACTGTGCAAGGTTATTGTGGAATGCTTGTTTCAGGCAGGTTTCAACAAGATGAGCCGCATATGGAAAAAGCAGCACGATTTATTCGATCAAAAGGTGGATTAAAGGACGTTCATTTTATGACAAAGTGGATGCTCGCCGTCAACGGTATGCACCCTTGGCCCTATTTCTATGCACCACTTTCATTTTTACTCATCCCTACATACTTTCCGCTACACTTCTATCATCTTAGTGCCTATGCAAGAATTCATTTTGTGCCAATGATGATTGCACTTAACAAACGCTATACCTCTCATGAAAAGTTTCCAAGCTTAGCACATCTTGATGCAAACATGTCTAAAAATCCATTTGACTGGTTTATGGCAAGAGAAGAACGATCCACTCACCACTTTTTAACTTATATGCGATCGTATACAGCACTGGACAGCCGGCTGGACTTTTTCGGGTATGAAGCAGCGAAACGATATATGTTTGACCGCCTTGAAAAAGATGGCACGCTGTACAGCTATTTAAGTGCAAGTATTTTTATGGTCTATGCACTCATGAGTCTTGGATATGCACCAGGACATCATCTCATTTTAAAAGCAGTTAAAGGCATGAAAAAACTAGTCACTGACTGTGGAGGCAGGAAGTATGCTGAGAATTCGACATCTACCGTTTGGGATACAGCGCTTGTCAGTTATGCTTCTCAGCGAGCAGGTAGAAAACAAGAAGATCCGGTTATAGAAAAATCTTTTACGTACTTACTAAATCGGCAGCAAATGAAGAAAGCAGATTGGGCGATTCATAACCGTCATGCGGCTCCGGGAGGCTTTGGTTTTTCGCATATTAACACAAATAATCCTGACTGTGATGATACGCAAATTGTGTTAAAAGCCATTCCTCAATCATACGCACCCGTTCAGTGGATACGAGGGTTTGATTGGCTTCTTTCCATGCAAAACCGTGATGGCGGCTTCTCTGCTTTCGAAAAAAATCAAGATCACTTTTTGCTTCGTCATCTCCCGCTCGAATCTGCTGAGGATGCAGCCATTGATCCATCTACTCCCGATATTACAGGCCGTGTGCTTCATCTCATCGGTCTTGAAGACAGCAACATGTCACCACTCATGCAAAAACAAAAAGATCAATGTATCAAATGGCTCCTCGATCATCAAGAAAAAGACGGATCTTGGTTTGGCAGATGGGGCGTTTGCTATATTTATGGTACTTGGGCTGCGTTAACAGGACTAAAGGCTGCTGGCATCCCCTCATCGCATCCCGCTGTTCAAAAAGCGTGCCGATTTTTAAAAACCATTCAATTAAGTGATGGCAGCTTCGGAGAATCGTGTCAGAGTGCAGAGGTGAAAACGTACGTTCCGCTTCCTTTTGGGACAGTCGTACAAACGGCTTGGGCTACAGAGGCACTTTTGCAATATGTGAAGTCGGATGACAAATCGATTGTAAAAGCCATCTCATTTTTGATTCATCATCAGCACTCAAGTGAAGCCTTGCACTACCCAGTAGGCATTGGTCTTCCAAAGCAATTTTACATTACCTATCATAGCTACCCATTTGTTTTTCCAATGATGGCTTGTTCGACATTTTTAGAAGAGGTGAGGCGTCAAAATGACTAAGGAAGAATACCGAATGCAGCTTAAAGAATGGCTTAGCTCCATTCAAGGTGCAGCTCGAGATGACAAAATCCGCGAGAAATCAGAACTTTTACGGTTAAAAATGAATGATGAGCGTTCCAATGAACAAGAGTGGTACGAATTAGCTGAAAGTATCGCAGAGGACATGACACCACAACAAGAAATGCGAGATGTAGCAGCTGGAGAACATCAATTACCCCCTCTCCCGTACCGGTATGATGCACTAGAACCGTTTATTTCAAAAGAGATAATGTATTTGCATCACCAGAAGCATCATCAAACATATGTTGATGGTCTGAACCAAGCTGAGCTTGCATTAAAGAAAGCGCGAAGAACGAATGATTTTAAGATGATCAAGCATTGGGAACGCGAGCTTGCCTTCCATGGTGCGGGGCACTACCTCCATTGCATTTTTTGGTTTTCTATGAATCCTTCTGGAAAACGAAAGCCTACTGGTCAAATGCTTCGTCTCATTGAACAGTCATTTGACAGCTATGATGCATTCAAATCTCAATTTACTGCTGCTGCTAAACAAGTAGAAGGTGTTGGCTGGGCTATTCTCGTATGGGCGCCCAGATCGCAACGTTTAGAAATTTTGCAAGCAGAACGCCACCAGTTTTTATCTCAATGGGATGTCATTCCTCTTCTAACTCTAGACGTATGGGAACACGCCTACTATCTTCAATATTTGAATGAAAAAGCACAATATGTAGACCGTTGGTGGAATGTCGTTGACTGGAAAGAGCCAGAAGCACGGCTAAAGCAAGCACAGCAAGTGAAATGGACCCCTTTTTAAGACGATACTCCATATAGGCAAATGCTTATATGGAGATTGTTCATTCCATTTAGTTTACATAATTTTATTATGACCATCTTTAAAAAATGGGTTGTTTTTTCAGAAAATTCGTTTAAAATAAAAAAGATATGTACGGAAAGAGAGTTGAAGCAATAAATGAAGATTCTTTTAACTATTAGTCACTTTGCAGGAAGGACCTTTGCGATTTGGGTCATTGTCTTTGCCCTTCTTGGGTTTGCCTTTCCTGCCGAATTCTCTAAAATTGGACCTTATATTCCTTTTTTACTCGGTATCATTATGTTTGGAATGGGGCTTACCTTGTCCGCTGAAGATTTTAAAGAGCTGTTTCGAAAACCTCTTCATGTTCTGATCGGAGTGTTGACGCAGTACACACTGATGCCGCTTCTTGCCTTTTTATTAGCTTACGGACTGCGGCTTCCATCTGAAATCGCAGTTGGTGTTGTTCTCGTAGGCTGCTGCCCAGGCGGTACAGCATCGAACG
Coding sequences:
- a CDS encoding aldehyde dehydrogenase family protein, whose amino-acid sequence is MSSTTLQISSKLESFLQGTKKLYINGQFVTSHDNKTFSTPNPATGETLIDVYEAGAKDIDEAVKAAKKAFHGPWRSMSAAERARFMFKLADLMEENQEELAQLETLDNGKPINETTNADVPLAIEHMRYYAGWTTKISGQTIPVSQGYFNYTRHEPVGVVGQIIPWNFPLLMAMWKMGAALATGCTIVLKPAEQTPLSALYLAELVDKAGFPEGVINIVPGFGETAGDALTDHPDVNKLAFTGSTSVGKLIMEKAAKSIKRVTLELGGKSPNIILPDADLKKAIPGALNGVMFNQGQVCCAGSRVFVHRSQYDEVVDQMAKYATSLKQGAGLHQDTQIGPLVSKEQHERVLGYIEKGKSEGATAVVGGDCPYEAGYFVSPTVFKDVEDDMTIAKEEIFGPVLSAIPYDSIDEVVERANQSDYGLAAGLWTENVKHAHDIAARLEAGTIWVNCYNVFDAASPFGGYKQSGLGREMGSYALNNYTEVKSVWINLQD
- a CDS encoding prenyltransferase/squalene oxidase repeat-containing protein, producing MQDFKKKVNEFIDELHMQMQRRQREDGAFVFCFEGPMMTNAFLIMLLKAVGDSDQALVHQLAEAICEKQNEDGSFSLYHDQSGHLTATVQGYCGMLVSGRFQQDEPHMEKAARFIRSKGGLKDVHFMTKWMLAVNGMHPWPYFYAPLSFLLIPTYFPLHFYHLSAYARIHFVPMMIALNKRYTSHEKFPSLAHLDANMSKNPFDWFMAREERSTHHFLTYMRSYTALDSRLDFFGYEAAKRYMFDRLEKDGTLYSYLSASIFMVYALMSLGYAPGHHLILKAVKGMKKLVTDCGGRKYAENSTSTVWDTALVSYASQRAGRKQEDPVIEKSFTYLLNRQQMKKADWAIHNRHAAPGGFGFSHINTNNPDCDDTQIVLKAIPQSYAPVQWIRGFDWLLSMQNRDGGFSAFEKNQDHFLLRHLPLESAEDAAIDPSTPDITGRVLHLIGLEDSNMSPLMQKQKDQCIKWLLDHQEKDGSWFGRWGVCYIYGTWAALTGLKAAGIPSSHPAVQKACRFLKTIQLSDGSFGESCQSAEVKTYVPLPFGTVVQTAWATEALLQYVKSDDKSIVKAISFLIHHQHSSEALHYPVGIGLPKQFYITYHSYPFVFPMMACSTFLEEVRRQND
- a CDS encoding superoxide dismutase — encoded protein: MTKEEYRMQLKEWLSSIQGAARDDKIREKSELLRLKMNDERSNEQEWYELAESIAEDMTPQQEMRDVAAGEHQLPPLPYRYDALEPFISKEIMYLHHQKHHQTYVDGLNQAELALKKARRTNDFKMIKHWERELAFHGAGHYLHCIFWFSMNPSGKRKPTGQMLRLIEQSFDSYDAFKSQFTAAAKQVEGVGWAILVWAPRSQRLEILQAERHQFLSQWDVIPLLTLDVWEHAYYLQYLNEKAQYVDRWWNVVDWKEPEARLKQAQQVKWTPF